The following coding sequences lie in one Manis javanica isolate MJ-LG chromosome X, MJ_LKY, whole genome shotgun sequence genomic window:
- the LOC118973663 gene encoding melanoma-associated antigen 10-like: protein MPEEGLPTLTETQGLVGAQDPGATEEVVSSSSSSSTCSASSPYSPSCCLVISSGEEEVSMVSPTPSPLQGPERACPSPTASVSVPSTQSDGGSGSPVEAGLGTSQVPPEGRSFPSIVIHDKTAHLVAFLLLKYLAVESTTKAEMLEVLGQDHEDYFSLFFSCVSECLQLAFGIDLEEVDPSDHSYILVIALDITYSGQLHNDETLPMSSLLLLLLSIIFLEGGSVPEEKVWEILGVMGMCPGREHVIFGDPIELITGVWVQEQYLEYRQVPDSDPARFHLLWGPRAHVETDVVEVLEFLAKVKDRTANACLTWYEEDVRDQEGPGQTSIDTADDAATMAGASSSVTSPSFYPE from the coding sequence ATGCCCGAGGAAGGCCTTCCGACCCTCACGGAGACCCAGGGCCTTGTGGGTGCACAGGACCCTGGGGCGACAGAGGAGGttgtttcctcttcctcctcctcctccacgtGCTCCGCCTCCTCCCCCTACTCCCCCTCTTGCTGTCTTGTTATCTCAAGCGGTGAGGAAGAGGTTTCTATGGTCTCACCAACCCCGAGTCCGCTCCAGGGCCCTGAgcgtgcctgcccctcccccactgcctctgTCTCCGTGCCATCCACACAATCCGATGGTGGCTCCGGCAGCCCAGTGGAGGCAGGTCTGGGCACTTCACAGGTGCCTCCAGAAGGCAGATCCTTTCCCAGTATCGTGATTCATGACAAGACAGCTCACCTGgtggccttcctgctcctcaaGTACCTTGCCGTGGAGTCGACCACGAAGGCGGAGATGCTGGAGGTGCTGGGCCAGGATCACGAGGACtacttctctctgttcttcagctgcGTCTCCGAGTGCTTGCAGCTGGCCTTTGGCATCGACTTGGAGGAAGTGGATCCCAGCGACCACTCCTACATCCTGGTCATAGCCCTGGACATTACCTACAGTGGGCAGCTGCACAATGACGAGACCCTGCCTATGAGCAGCCTCCTGCTGTTGCTCCTGAGCATTATCTTCCTGGAGGGTGGCTCAGTCCCTGAAGAAAAGGTGTGGGAAATTCTGGGTGTCATGGGGATGTGTCCCGGGAGGGAGCACGTCATCTTCGGTGACCCCATAGAGCTCATCACCGGGGTGTGGGTGCAGGAGCAGTACCTGGAGTACCGGCAGGTGCCTGACAGCGATCCCGCTCGCTTCCACctgctctggggccccagggcaCACGTGGAGACCGATGTGGTAGAAGTCCTGGAGTTTTTGGCCAAGGTCAAAGATAGGACTGCTAATGCTTGTCTCACCTGGTATGAGGAGGATGTGAGAGATCAGGAAGGGCCAGGCCAGACTAGCATTGACACTGCAGACGATGCTGCCACCATGGCAGGTGCAAGTTCTAGTGTAACATCCCCTAGCTTCTACCCTGAGTGA
- the LOC140847378 gene encoding melanoma-associated antigen 10-like has product MAGPPPKRRRYLPEEGLPTLTETQGLVGAQDPGATEEVASSSSSRSSASATSSSFLSSASCFAHISSREEDVSMVSPTPSPLQGPERACPSPTASASVPSTQSDGGSGSPMEEGLGTSQVPPEAKSFPSIMIHDKTTQLVAFLLLKYVAMESTTNSQMLEVLGLDHQDQFPVIFSCVSECLQLAFGIDVEEGDPSDHSYILVTAPGLTYSGQLSYEQSLPMSSLLLFLLTIIFMEGGSVLEGNMWEMLGVMGIFPGREHVIFGDPIELIIGVWVQEQYLEYQQVPNSNPARFHLLWGHRAHMETHRVKVLEFMAKVKDCTAIASLTCYD; this is encoded by the coding sequence ATGGCTGGTCCTCCCCCGAAGCGACGGCGCTACCTGCCCGAGGAAGGCCTTCCGACCCTCACAGAGACCCAGGGCCTCGTGGGTGCACAGGACCCTGGGGCGACAGAGGAggttgcttcctcctcctcctccaggtcctCCGCCTCCGCCAcgtcctcctccttcctctcctctgcctcttgCTTTGCTCATATCTCAAGCCGTGAGGAAGATGTTTCTATGGTTTCACCAACACCGAGTCCGCTCCAGGGCCCTGAgcgtgcctgcccctcccccactgcctctgCCTCCGTGCCATCCACACAATCTGATGGTGGCTCCGGCAGCCCAATGGAGGAGGGTCTGGGCACTTCACAGGTCCCTCCAGAAGCCAAATCCTTTCCCAGTATCATGATTCACGACAAGACGACTCAGCTGgtggccttcctgctcctcaaGTATGTTGCCATGGAGTCGACCACGAATTCACAGATGCTGGAGGTGCTGGGCCTGGATCACCAGGACCAGTTCCCTGTGATCTTCAGCTGTGTCTCCGAGTGCTTGCAGCTGGCCTTTGGCATCGACGTGGAGGAAGGGGATCCCAGCGACCACTCCTACATCCTGGTCACAGCCCCGGGCCTCACCTACAGCGGGCAGCTGAGCTATGAGCAGAGCCTGCCCATGAGCAGCCTCCTGCTGTTTCTCCTGACCATAATCTTCATGGAGGGTGGCTCAGTCCTTGAGGGAAATATGTGGGAAATGCTGGGTGTCATGGGGATATTTCCCGGGAGGGAGCATGTCATCTTCGGGGACCCCATAGAGCTCATCATCGGGGTCTGGGTGCAGGAGCAGTACCTGGAGTACCAGCAGGTGCCCAACAGCAATCCCGCTCGCTTCCACCTGCTCTGGGGCCACAGGGCGCACATGGAGACCCACAGGGTGAAAGTCCTGGAGTTTATGGCCAAGGTCAAAGATTGCACCGCTATTGCCTCTCTGACCTGCTATGATTAG
- the LOC140847525 gene encoding melanoma-associated antigen 10-like, whose amino-acid sequence MAGPPPKRRRYLPEEGLPTLTETQGLVGAQDPGATEEVASSSSSMCSASSPYSPSCCLVISSREEEVSMVSPTPGPLQGPERACPSPAASVSVPSTQSNGGSGSAMEEGLGTSQVPPEGSSFPSIVIHDRAAQLVAFLLLKYVAMESTTKAELLEVLGQDHQDQFPVIFSCVSECLQLAFGIDVEEGDPSDHSYILVTAQGLTYSGQLTDEQSLPMSSLLLFLLSIILIGGGMAPEEKVWEMLGIIGIFPGREHVNFGDPRELIAQVWVKEQYLDYQQVPDRDPTLFHLLWGHRAWRTTW is encoded by the coding sequence ATGGCTGGTCCTCCCCCGAAGCGACGGCGCTACCTGCCCGAGGAAGGCCTTCCGACCCTCACGGAGACCCAGGGCCTCGTGGGTGCACAGGACCCTGGGGCGACAGAGGAggttgcttcctcctcctcctccatgtgCTCCGCCTCCTCCCCCTACTCCCCCTCTTGCTGTCTTGTTATCTCAAGCCGTGAGGAAGAGGTTTCTATGGTCTCACCAACCCCGGGTCCGCTCCAGGGCCCTGAgcgtgcctgcccctcccccgctGCCTCTGTCTCTGTGCCATCCACACAATCTAATGGTGGCTCCGGCAGCGCAATGGAGGAGGGTCTGGGCACTTCACAGGTCCCTCCAGAAGGCAGCTCCTTTCCCAGTATCGTGATTCACGACAGGGCAGCTCAGCTGgtggccttcctgctcctcaaGTATGTTGCCATGGAGTCGACCACGAAGGCGGAGCTGCTGGAGGTGCTGGGCCAGGATCACCAGGACCAGTTCCCTGTGATCTTCAGCTGCGTCTCCGAGTGCTTGCAGCTGGCCTTTGGCATCGACGTGGAGGAAGGGGATCCCAGCGACCACTCCTACATCCTGGTCACAGCCCAGGGCCTCACCTACAGCGGGCAGCTGACTGATGAGCAGAGCCTGCCCATGAGCAGCCTCCTGCTGTTTCTCCTCAGCATAATCTTAATTGGGGGTGGCATGGCCCCTGAGGAAAAGGTGTGGGAAATGCTGGGTATCATAGGGATATTTCCCGGGAGGGAGCACGTCAACTTCGGGGACCCCAGGGAGCTCATCGCCCAGGTCTGGGTGAAGGAGCAGTACCTGGACTACCAGCAGGTGCCGGACAGGGATCCCACTCTCTTCCATCTGCTCTGGGGCCACAGGGCATGGAGAACCACATGGTGA